The sequence TTTGTTTTTATTTAAAACATCTTTAGGTAAAGCCATAAGAGCAGTATCACAAAACCCAACTGCAGCAAAACTATACGGCATAAACACAACATTGGTACTATCTATTTCTTTTGGTATTGGTGTTGCTTTTGCTAGTATTTCTGGTGCTCTTATTGCATCGCTGTTTCCATTTACCATACTATCTGGCGGCGTTTACGAACTAAAAAGTTTTGTTATTTGTGTACTTGGTGGTCTTGGAAGTCCTGCTGGTGCAATTTTGGGCGGTTTAATTTTGGGACTTCTAGAAAATATCTTATCGCTTAAAATGCCAGTAGATTATATGCCTTTTATAGAATTCAGCATTCTTGTTATAATTTTGCTTATTAAGCCAAATGGTATATTGGGGAGGCGCTAATGCAAAAAGGCTATACTCTCTTTTGGCTTTTACCTACACTTATAGCGCTTGTAATTTACCCAATTATAACAGACAATGTAATGCTTAGAGAAACAATATTTTTAATTTTATTAAGCATCACGCTTTCTGTTAGTTTAAATATTATTTTGGGATATACCGGTTATGTAAGTTTTGGACACATTGTATACTATGGTATTGGCGCATATTTTGCATTTTACTTGATGTATGCATATAAAGTAAATCTTATAGCTTCAATTGTTTTAGGTGGGCTTGCTTCTGCTTTAATAGCATTTGTTTTAGGTCAGGCGGTTTTAAGCCTAAGGGGCGCAATTTTTGCTATTGCTACAATTGGTGTTAACGAAGCAGTAAAAAGTCTCATTAATAACATATCGTTTTTGGGTGGCGCAATGGGTTTGTATTTTGATTTTAGCATATATGATAACTACGGTGGAGCTTTAAAAGCTATCTGGTTATCCTACTACCTTATGGGTATTTTGACAATTTTAAGTGTAATTGCTGCATACTATATAAAAAAATCCAAATTTGGACTCGGCTTATTTTCTATAAGAGAAGATCAGGATGCAAGCTCGGTTCTTGGTATAAAAACAAAGCTTTACAAATCTTTAGCATACGCAACTTCGGCGTTTTTCCCCGCAATAGCTGGTGGCATCTTTGCTTTCAAAGCAGGAAATATTGAGCCATCTGGGGCCTTTAACCTTGTAAAATCAATTGAAATGATTGTGATGGTAATGCTTGGAGGCTATGGTAGCGTTGCTGGAAGCGCACTTGGTGCACTAATTTATGAAAAAATTAAAGGCATGTTACTTGTTATGCCTTATGTAAAAGATTTGCATCTTGCTGTTTCTGGTTTAATATTGCTTATTATTGTACAATTTGCTCCAAGCGGTATAGTAGGTTTTTTAACCAAATACTTTAAAAATTTACAGAAGGTACTTGAATGATTTTAAAAGGAACAAACTTAAAATTATCCTTTGGTGGTCTGATAGCTGTAAATAATGTGTCATTTGAAATTCAAGAAAAAACGATATTTGGCATTATTGGTCCAAATGGAGCCGGCAAAACAACTCTTTTTAACATAATAAGCGGCGTTTACAAACCTCAAGAGGGAAAATTATTTTTTAAAGACAAAGATATAACAAATTTTCCTACGTATAAGCGAGCTCGTCTTGGTATAGCAAGAACACACCAGATTGTAAAACCACTATCCGAGCTTACAGTCATAGAAAACGTTATGGTAGGCGCATGCTTTGGCAAAAAAAATTACAATTTAAAACAAGCTCAAAAAGTTGCTTTGGATGTTATTAATTTTGTGGGTCTGTCTACTAAAATGTTTACACAGGCAGGACAGCTTAATGTAGCGTTTAAAAAAAGACTTGAGCTGGCAAGAGCCCTTGCAAATGAGCCAGAAATTCTCCTTTTGGATGAAGTTTTAGCTGGCTTAAACCCAAAAGAAGTTGAAAGCATGTTAAATGTAATTTTAAAAATCAAAGAAAGCGGAGTAACAATAATAATGATTGAGCATCTTATGCATGCCATAATGAAAGCTAGCGATTATATAATGGTGCTTGATTCTGGAGAAAAAATCGCACAAGGAAGCCCTC is a genomic window of Desulfurella sp. containing:
- a CDS encoding branched-chain amino acid ABC transporter permease; its protein translation is MQKGYTLFWLLPTLIALVIYPIITDNVMLRETIFLILLSITLSVSLNIILGYTGYVSFGHIVYYGIGAYFAFYLMYAYKVNLIASIVLGGLASALIAFVLGQAVLSLRGAIFAIATIGVNEAVKSLINNISFLGGAMGLYFDFSIYDNYGGALKAIWLSYYLMGILTILSVIAAYYIKKSKFGLGLFSIREDQDASSVLGIKTKLYKSLAYATSAFFPAIAGGIFAFKAGNIEPSGAFNLVKSIEMIVMVMLGGYGSVAGSALGALIYEKIKGMLLVMPYVKDLHLAVSGLILLIIVQFAPSGIVGFLTKYFKNLQKVLE
- a CDS encoding ABC transporter ATP-binding protein, with product MILKGTNLKLSFGGLIAVNNVSFEIQEKTIFGIIGPNGAGKTTLFNIISGVYKPQEGKLFFKDKDITNFPTYKRARLGIARTHQIVKPLSELTVIENVMVGACFGKKNYNLKQAQKVALDVINFVGLSTKMFTQAGQLNVAFKKRLELARALANEPEILLLDEVLAGLNPKEVESMLNVILKIKESGVTIIMIEHLMHAIMKASDYIMVLDSGEKIAQGSPQEISNNEKVIEAYLGDPKLAMQLAGAK